A region from the Oncorhynchus keta strain PuntledgeMale-10-30-2019 chromosome 5, Oket_V2, whole genome shotgun sequence genome encodes:
- the LOC127929999 gene encoding gap junction gamma-1 protein-like produces the protein MSWSFLTRLLEEIHNHSTFVGKLWLTVLVVFRIVLTAVGGESIYYDEQSKFVCNSGQPGCENVCYDAFAPLSHVRFWVFQIILVAMPSLMYMGYAVNKIARLDEDKGGGGLATETGGGDGGGYTHRRPRKICFGARQHRGIEEDQDQDQEDDPMIYEVPEPEPPRRVDPLAPRPKPKVRHDGRRRIQGDGLMRIYVLQLVTRTALEAGFLAGQYLLYGFRVIPVFVCSFEPCPHSVDCFVSRPTEKTIFLRIMYGVTVLCLTLNVWEMLHLGIGTICDILRRRRCPPQEDEYQLGLLGPSVGVSVGVPGPEPGAGRGVVGDGGAEYVGYPFSWNAPSAPPGYNIVVKPEQIPYTDLSNAKMACKQNRANIAQEEQQQFGSNEDNFPTGGEARVALNKDMILHAHDQLEAAIQAYSQQHRAEEHLGDNHDDKPQSNITQAQPQPQPHKERKHRFKHGKGGSSGEGTGSSSNSSSSKSGVGKPSVWI, from the coding sequence ATGAGCTGGAGCTTCCTCACGCGGCTGCTGGAGGAGATCCACAACCACTCCACCTTCGTGGGGAAGCTGTGGCTCACCGTGCTTGTCGTCTTCCGCATCGTCCTCACCGCCGTCGGGGGAGAGTCCATCTACTATGACGAGCAGAGCAAGTTCGTTTGCAACTCGGGCCAGCCGGGCTGCGAGAATGTCTGCTACGACGCCTTCGCACCGCTATCGCACGTCCGCTTCTGGGTCTTCCAGATCATCCTGGTGGCCATGCCATCTCTCATGTACATGGGCTACGCCGTCAACAAGATCGCCCGGCTGGACGAGGACAAGGGCGGGGGAGGGTTGGCCActgagacagggggaggggatggagggggctACACCCACCGGAGGCCCAGGAAGATCTGCTTCGGGGCGCGGCAGCACCGGGGTATAGAggaggaccaggaccaggaccaagaGGATGACCCTATGATCTACGAGGTGCCTGAGCCCGAGCCCCCTCGCCGGGTCGACCCGCTGGCCCCGCGGCCCAAGCCCAAGGTACGCCATGATGGGCGGCGGCGTATCCAGGGTGATGGGCTGATGCGTATCTACGTGCTGCAGCTGGTGACTCGCACGGCGCTGGAGGCAGGCTTCCTGGCGGGCCAGTACCTGCTGTACGGCTTCCGTGTGATTCCTGTGTTCGTGTGCTCCTTCGAGCCCTGCCCCCACAGCGTGGACTGCTTCGTGTCACGGCCCACGGAGAAGACCATCTTCCTGCGCATCATGTACGGTGTCACGGTGCTCTGCCTCACCCTCAACGTGTGGGAAATGCTGCACCTGGGCATCGGGACCATCTGTGACATCCTCCGCCGTCGCCGCTGCCCGCCCCAGGAGGACGAGTACCAGCTGGGGCTGCTGGGACCCAGCGTGGGGGTCTCCGTGGGGGTGCCTGGGCCAGAGccgggagcagggagaggggtggtgggggatGGGGGTGCTGAGTACGTGGGGTACCCGTTCTCGTGGAACGCCCCGTCAGCTCCACCAGGCTACAACATTGTGGTGAAGCCGGAACAGATCCCTTACACAGACTTGAGCAACGCCAAGATGGCGTGCAAGCAGAACCGGGCCAACATCGCCCAGGAGGAGCAGCAGCAGTTTGGAAGCAACGAGGACAATTTCCCCACAGGAGGGGAGGCCCGCGTGGCCCTCAACAAGGACATGATCCTGCATGCCCATGACCAGCTAGAGGCAGCCATCCAGGCCTACAGCCAGCAGCACAGGGCAGAGGAACACCTGGGGGACAACCATGATGACAAGCCCCAAAGCAACATCACCCAGGCCCAGCCACAGCCTCAGCCTCACAAGGAGCGCAAGCACCGCTTCAAACACGGCAAGGGCGGCAGCAGTGGAGAAGGGACTggaagcagcagcaacagcagtagtagcaAGTCAGGGGTGGGCAAGCCTTCTGTGTGGATTTGa